One genomic segment of Pandoraea sputorum includes these proteins:
- a CDS encoding MFS transporter has translation MPSMPRAAQATTAATRLSAGDISARLDRLPPTRTVWKLVVLLSLGFFFELYDLLYTGYIAPGLVKSGILTPTTPGLFGTTGVASFIAALFSGLFIGTIACGFLADRFGRRAVFTGSLLWYTVANVIMAFQETATGVNFWRFVVGLGIGVELVTIGTYIAELVPKQIRGRAFACEQAVGFTAVPVVALLAYWLVPREFLGLEGWRWVVLIGAHGAVFVWWIRRALPESPRWLAQKGRLDEADRVLSALEAQVEREYGRPLPAPGVPEPVVPKSAFRDMWVPPYRKRAIMMILFNIFQTVGFYGFANWVPTLLIKQGITVTTSLAYSSVIALAAPVGPLIGLWMADKVERKHAIVWTAGIGIVCGMVFSQVTSSVMLIAMGIGLTLANNIMSYSYHAYQTELFPTGIRARAVGFVYSWSRFSAIFTAFLIASVLRNFGVTGVFAFISCAMLIVMLAIGLMGPRTKDIALEKISQ, from the coding sequence ATGCCTTCCATGCCTCGCGCCGCTCAAGCAACGACAGCGGCAACTCGCCTGAGTGCAGGCGACATTTCCGCCCGACTCGACCGTCTGCCCCCGACCCGCACTGTCTGGAAACTGGTGGTACTGCTCAGTCTCGGTTTCTTCTTTGAACTCTACGACCTGCTCTACACCGGCTACATCGCACCGGGTCTGGTGAAGAGCGGCATTCTCACGCCCACGACACCCGGCCTGTTCGGCACGACCGGCGTGGCAAGCTTTATCGCCGCGCTCTTCTCAGGCCTGTTCATCGGCACCATTGCGTGCGGCTTTCTCGCCGACCGTTTCGGGCGTCGCGCGGTGTTCACCGGCTCGCTGCTCTGGTACACCGTCGCCAACGTCATCATGGCGTTTCAGGAGACGGCCACCGGCGTGAACTTCTGGCGCTTCGTGGTGGGCCTGGGCATCGGCGTGGAACTGGTGACGATCGGCACCTACATCGCGGAACTCGTGCCCAAGCAGATTCGCGGGCGTGCCTTCGCGTGCGAGCAGGCCGTTGGTTTCACGGCGGTGCCGGTCGTGGCGCTGCTGGCGTATTGGCTCGTGCCGCGCGAATTCCTCGGTCTGGAAGGCTGGCGCTGGGTGGTGCTCATCGGCGCGCACGGTGCGGTATTCGTCTGGTGGATTCGCCGTGCTTTGCCGGAGAGTCCGCGCTGGCTCGCGCAGAAGGGGCGTCTGGATGAAGCGGACCGCGTGCTCTCGGCGCTCGAAGCCCAGGTCGAGCGCGAGTACGGCAGGCCGCTGCCCGCGCCAGGCGTGCCGGAGCCGGTCGTGCCCAAGAGCGCGTTTCGCGACATGTGGGTGCCGCCGTATCGCAAGCGCGCCATCATGATGATCCTCTTCAACATCTTCCAGACGGTCGGCTTCTACGGCTTCGCGAACTGGGTGCCGACGCTGCTCATCAAGCAGGGCATCACGGTGACGACGAGTCTCGCGTACTCGAGCGTGATCGCGCTGGCCGCACCGGTCGGCCCGCTGATCGGGCTGTGGATGGCCGACAAAGTCGAGCGCAAGCACGCCATCGTGTGGACGGCAGGCATCGGTATCGTGTGCGGGATGGTGTTCTCGCAGGTCACGTCGTCGGTCATGCTGATCGCAATGGGCATTGGCCTGACGCTCGCGAACAACATCATGTCGTACAGCTATCACGCGTATCAGACGGAGTTGTTCCCCACAGGCATTCGTGCGCGTGCGGTGGGTTTCGTCTATTCGTGGAGTCGCTTCTCGGCGATTTTCACCGCG